In the Chitinivibrionales bacterium genome, CAGTTGAAGCCGCCATGGACAAGGGCTTGCGGATTGTCTACACCGCGCCCATTAAAACGCTTTCCAACCAGAAATTCAGAGATTTCCGTGCTCGTTTCGGCGAAGAGGCTGTGGGGATCCATACCGGTGATGTTACCATCAATCCCGAGGGCCGTCTTCTTATAATGACAACCGAGATTTTCCGGAATCTGATTTTGGAAAAATCTCCCCGTCTAAATGAAGTCTATTATGCCATTTTTGATGAAATCCATTTTCTTGATGATCCTGAACGGGGAACGGTATGGGAAGAATCCATTATTCTGGCTCCGCAAAATATCAGATTCTTATGTCTCAGTGCAACGGTCCCCAATATCCATGAAATCGCCGACTGGATGAGCAAAGTAAGGCACACCAGATTTCATATCATCGAAGAACATCATCGGCCGGTCCCTTTGAAACATTACTTGTTCAGTCCCAAGTACGGCAATATTACCATTAAAGGAATCCGGAAGAAATTCAAGAAGAATTATAATGAACGCAAAAAATTTCTACGGCGCAAACCGTCATCACACAAGATTGTCAGTCGACTTATTCAGGAAGAACATTTGCCCGCGCTCTATTTCTGTTTCAACCGCCGGGCGTGCGAACGAAATGCTGAACTTCACAGCCGACTTGATCTTCTCGCCCAAGAGGAGCATGCCCGGCTGAAAGAATTGGTTAATCAACTGGTAAGCCAGTACGGATTGCAAAGCTACGAAGGGCTCGGTAATATGCGTCAGTTGTGGGAGTCTGGCTGCGCCTATCATCACGCGGGAATGCTTCCGGCTGCAAAGGAGATTGTCGAGCGGCTGTTTACCAGCGGGCTGATCAAGCTGCTGTTCAGTACCTCTACGTTTGCTCTGGGTATCAATATGCCGGCCAAAGCGGTGGTTTTCGATCAGGTGGAAAAGTTCGATGGCGTCGAATTCAGTTATCTGATGACCCGTGAGTATAATCAGATGGCCGGACGGGCCGGCAGGCGGGGTATGGATGATGTCGGGCATGTGTACGCACAGATAATTCCCGAAGCGACCGATCCCCGGGAAATCGAACGGCTGATGTATGGAAAAAATGAGAAGATTACCAGTCAGTTTTTCGCTTCCTATGCAACAATTCTCAATCTGTATAGTCAATTCGGTGATAAAATGATGGAAATGTTCAGGTTGAGTTTCAGTAATTTCAAAAAAGGAACGTTTGCTCTTACAAAATCATATCGACGGGAAGAAAACCAGATACACAACAGAATCCGGTTCCTTCAGGATACCGGTTTTCTGGACGGTACCTTGCTTACCGATAAGGGCAAACTTGCGGCGGCGGTCAGCGGATACGAAATTCAGGCTGCAGAGCTTTACTATACTCATAGTTTCGATACATGCCCTGTCGATCAGTTTCCGGTCGTGCTCGGTGCGCTGGTTACCGAAGAAAGCCGGAAGAATAAAGAAACGACACCTTCAAACGTAATGCTTACCTTCGAGGCTGCAAAGATCATAAAGAAACTTCGCAGGCAGGAGATCCGGCATAATATCGAGTTCCCCATCAGTGAAATGAATTTTTCCCTTGCCGCACCAATTTTCGCCTGGGCCAAGGAGTGTACCTTCACGGAACTTCAGAGCTTTGGGTTTCCCGAAGGCGATATGATCCGCGTTTTGCGAATGATAATCCAGCTCCTTCGAACCCTCAGAGACAAGCTCCCCGACCCGATCATTTCAGACAGAATGCACGAAGCCCTTGAGCTTGTTAACCGTGATGTTGTGGATGCCCAGGCCGAGCTTGAGGCGGATTTACCGGGCAAAGAAAAGGAAGCATAACGTATTTGTTTCTCCCCTGTCCTGAAGGCCGGAGGCTAATCTTGAAAGACAGCAATAGCTGTTCAGGCAGCAAAATTGGAGAATCATCTTCCATTTCATTCAGGATATTTTTTGCGACAGGCTACTTTTACTATTTTAGTACCAAAAATGGACCTTGAATATATAAAAAGGCTCCCTTTAGGCGGATAAAGACTAATTTTCTGAAGGCGGTGCAGAAAATAATTAATTCTCAGGAAGAGAAACTCCAACTACTGCCCGATAGAATAGAGCGAATCGAAGCCCGATTTTAATTACCTACTCCCCCTTCACAAACTTCGCACTCTTCAGCTCCCTGTTTGCCAGCCTGACACCCGTGGCTTTTACGCCCTTAACGAGAAAGTCGGAAATATTGAATGTCTCGTTGAGCACCCGGACCCGCGGTTTGGGTTTGTATTCCACATCGATAGCGAGCGATGAATCGGTGGTGAGTTTGACCGGGACACCGTTCTCCGGCACGATGGAATAACCTTTGTTAAGGATGTACTTCTCGATTTTGCAGCGTTTGAAATAGGGCGCACCGGTCTTTGTATCTTTATAGATAACATTAAAGACCGTATTCGATGCGGTTTCTTTGTCCATGAATCCGCAGTAAAGCATGCCCTTGTCCACAAACATCTTATCGGGGACATCGGTTACCGAATAGGCGCCGGATTTGCGGATGACCAGAATGCGGTCGTACTGGGAAACATCGAAAAGAACGTTGCCGCTGTTGACCTCGTATCCGAGATAGCCGGTATCTTTATCGTAACGGAGCTTGAGATTCCGCTGCGCAGCATCCTTGACATCTACTTTTTCAAAAGAGATAAGCTCGGTTTTCCGGGGGAACTGGTTTTTATATTTTTCAATAATGCCTTCAAGAAAAGAGATGGCATAATCGTTGATATGCTCGAGGTGATGTTTTATTTCTTTAAGCCGATTTTTAATCTCCCGCATTTCTTTTTTGGCACGATCGATATCATATTGTGATATGCGTCTGATCGGAATTTTCAGCAGCGTATCGACATCCTCTCTGGTAACTTCCCGTTTGATCTGTGATTTAAAAGGCTTGAGGCCGTTGAACACGGCTTTAACCACCGCATCGGCGGTTTTTTGATCTTCAATTTCCTTATAGATCCGGTTTTCGATAAATATCTGTTCCAGGGTTTTTGCATGGAGCTTGTCTCGCAATTGACCCAGTTCGAGTTTGAGTTCGGCGATAAGAACTTTTATCAGCTGTCGGGCATTATGCTGAATTATTTCGGTGACGGTCATCACTTTTGGCTTACCGTCAACAATAACGATGCAATTGACACTGATTGAATTCTCACAATCGGTAAAAGCATAGAGTGCGTCGACCGTTTCTTTGGAATGCACTCCCCGGGCCAGGCGGATTTCAATCTCAACATCTTCTGCCGTATAGTCACTGATACCGGCGATTTTCAGTTTATTCTTTTTTGCTGCATTTTCGATAGATGAAATAATACTCTGGGTGGTGGCGCCGTGTGGAAGCTGCTTGATGATTATTTTTTTGGGATCCGTTGTATCGAGATTTGCCCGTACCAGCACTTTACCGTTACCGTCGTTATATTCCGATACGTCGGCCAGACCGCCGGTGGCAAAATCGGGAAAGAGCAGCAGCTGTTCATCATTGATAAACGCGATTTCAGCTTCCAGAAGTTCGATAAAATTATGGGGCAGGATATGGGTTGCCATACCCACGGCAATACCCTCGGCGCCCTGTGCTAAGAGGACCGGAACTTTTGCCGGCAAGGTGACCGGTTCCTTATTGCGTCCGTCATAGGATGGCTCATATTCGGTAATGCTCGGATTGAAAAGAACTTCACGGGCCAGGTGTGAGAGACGACACTCGATATATCGCGCAGCCGATGCTTCATCACCGGTGAATATGTTACCGAAATTACCCTGCTTGTCGATAAACAGATCTTTATTTGACAGCCCTACCAGCGCCGCACCTATTGAAGCATCACCGTGAGGATGATACCGCATACAGTGACCCACGACATTGGCCACCTTGTTGAACTTGCCGTCATCCATTTCATGAAGGGAATGGAGAATGCGGCGTTGTACCGGCTTTAATCCATCGTTGATATGTGGAATAGCCCGGTCTTTAATAACATAGGATGCGTATTCTAAAAAATTCGTATTGAACAGATTGTGAATGTAAGCCATTAAACGAGGTTCTCCATGATAAATTCACGACGGTCCGGGGTGTTTTTGCCCATGTAAAAATCGAGGGTGTTCCGGATCATTTTGATTGATTTGATATTGACTTCAATAAGCCGTATGTTGTCGCCGATAAACTGACCGAATTCTTTGGGCGATATTTCTCCAAGACCCTTAAATCGGGTCACTTCAGGATGGCTGATTTCTTTGATCGCTGCGTTCCGTTCTTTTTCGCTGTAGCAATATCTGGTCTCTTTTTTATTTCTTACCCGGAAAAGCGGCGTCTCGAGGATATACACATGTCCGGCAACAACGAGATCTTCGAAATAATTCAGAAAATAGGTAAGGAGAAGGTTGCGGATATGGAACCCGTCGACGTCGGCGTCGGTCGCGATAATAACCTTGCTGTAGCGAAGGTTTTCAATGCCGTTTTCAATACCGAGCGTCATCATGACATTAAACAGCTCTTCATTTTTGTAGATAGCCGCTTTGCTTTTACCAAACACATTCTGCGGCTTACCTCTCAGGGAAAAAATAGCTTGTATTTTCGGATCCCGTGAAGAGACGATGGAACCGGCAGCCGACTGACCTTCGGTGAGGAAAATCTGTGTTTTCTCTCCGTGTTTCGAATCGTAGAGGTGATATTTCGAATCTTTGAGGTTAGGTATCTTTATTTCAATCTTCTTGGCAGCTTCCTTGGCCTCTTTCTTAACGACATTGAGTTCCTTGCGAAGCTTTTCATTCTGGACTATTTTTGCTTCGACTTTTTTTGCCGCATCGCTGTTTTTATGAAGAAAATCAACCACGCCCGATTTTACTTCGCCCACAATCCAGCCGCGAATCTCCGCATTGCCAAGCTTGTTTTTGGTCTGCGATTCGAAAACCGGGTTTTTCAGTTTGATTGCAATGGCCCCGGCAATTCCTTCACGAACATCAACGCCCGAATAATTTTTCTTGAAATATTCATTGATTCCTTTGAGTATGCCCTCGCGGAATGCGCTGAGGTGCGAACCGCCGTCGGAAGTGTGCTGGCCATTAACAAAGGAAAAGTATGTTTCACCGTAGTTCGATGTGTGAGTAAGAGAGAATTCCAGCTGCTTGGTTTTGTAATGACCAATATCATACAGCGCATTCTGACCCACTTCATTACCGAGCAGGTCTAAAAGTCCGTTTTTGGACTCGAATTTCTGCTTGTTGAAATAGAGCCGAAGGCCGCTGTTGAGATAGGCGTAATTCCAGATCCGCTGCTCGACATATTCGAAATTAAAGCTGTACTCTTCAAATATTTCTTCATCGGGCAAAAATTCAATCAGAGTACCGTCCGGTTGTTTGGGCGCCTTGCCCTGTTTCTTTGATTTCAGTTTCCCCCGCACAAAATTGGCCTCGAAATACTGACCCTTTCGAAAGGCACACACACGAAATTCCGAAGACAGTGCATTGACCGCCTTGGTGCCCACCCCATTGAGACCCACACTGAACTGGAAAACATCATCATTATACTTGGCCCCCGTGTTGATCACAGAGACACACTCGATTACCTTCCCCAGGGGAATCCCGCGTCCATAATCACAAATTTTTACCCGGTTCTCCTTTATGTCGATATCGATTTTTTTGCCAAAACCCATGATGTATTCATCGATGGAATTATCGATGACCTCTTTGAGCAATACATAGATCCCGTCATCAGGATTACTGCCGTCGCCAAGCCTGCCGATATACATGCCGGTTCGAAGACGAATATGCTCCAGGGAACTGAGGGTCTTAATTTTGCTTTCATCATAAATAGAAACGTTCTTTTTAGCCATTGATCATACCTTCTTGATGCACAGAAACAAGGTGTAAAAATATATCCATTCTAAGAGGTAAAACAAGAACCTAATATTATAGGTGGTAGCGTTATGAAGGAGTTATACTATATCTTGTAAAATAGCTTCTGTGCAATATGCTCAGTTCAATATATTATTCCTTCCTTCTTTCATCTGCCCCCGTGCCTGCCTGATTTTTGAAAATGCGGGATAGGCCAGTATAAAGGTCACGATTCCCGCTGCAATCGAAAGAATGATACTGCCGATAAACCATTCGATACCGTATTGAAAAAATGTTGCAGCGCGGGCATTTATCGACAATTGCACAATATCCGGGGGAACTATCAGCTTTCCAATGCCGATGGCCAGGGCGATAAGAAAGGGAAGCATGGGCGGTGAGGAAAGCGACACTCCTAAAAATGCAAGGGGGCGGTTGAGCTTGAAGATAAATGCAAGGGCCATAACAGTCAACACCTGAAAGCCGAGTATAGGAAAAAGAGACATAAACACCCCCAGGGCAAGGGATGCCGCCGCCCGTCTGGGAGTTGAATGAGCTTTGAGTTCGCTTTTGACCAGATGAATCAGTTTTTCCTTTGCACTCTTTCCGGGTGCATGGATAGTTCTCCAGGGCAAAAAGATGCGTATCAGTGATGCTTTGAATTTGGTTCGGCTGGCCCTGAAATAATCGATCATCGTACGGAAATGCGGTACCCCTTTTCCCGAATCAAAAGGCACACTATGGACCGGTATTTGAGAAACGGTAATCCCATTCCATACCGCATAAGTCAACATTTCAATTTCGAATTCATTTCCTGTGCCTTTGCATTCGATATCTTTGATTAATTGCAGAGGATAGGCCCGGAAACCGCAATGAGGATCATCGATCGTGTTGCCGGTATTAAACTTATACCAGAGAGAATCAAAGTTGTTTCGGACCCGGTTTTGAAGAGACCGATTATCTTTCTCTTCATCGATGATTCTGTTGCCGACCCATAATGTTTCC is a window encoding:
- a CDS encoding DEAD/DEAH box helicase: MQYLGYTLDPFQEQAVEAINQGESLIVAAPTGCGKTLIAEYAVEAAMDKGLRIVYTAPIKTLSNQKFRDFRARFGEEAVGIHTGDVTINPEGRLLIMTTEIFRNLILEKSPRLNEVYYAIFDEIHFLDDPERGTVWEESIILAPQNIRFLCLSATVPNIHEIADWMSKVRHTRFHIIEEHHRPVPLKHYLFSPKYGNITIKGIRKKFKKNYNERKKFLRRKPSSHKIVSRLIQEEHLPALYFCFNRRACERNAELHSRLDLLAQEEHARLKELVNQLVSQYGLQSYEGLGNMRQLWESGCAYHHAGMLPAAKEIVERLFTSGLIKLLFSTSTFALGINMPAKAVVFDQVEKFDGVEFSYLMTREYNQMAGRAGRRGMDDVGHVYAQIIPEATDPREIERLMYGKNEKITSQFFASYATILNLYSQFGDKMMEMFRLSFSNFKKGTFALTKSYRREENQIHNRIRFLQDTGFLDGTLLTDKGKLAAAVSGYEIQAAELYYTHSFDTCPVDQFPVVLGALVTEESRKNKETTPSNVMLTFEAAKIIKKLRRQEIRHNIEFPISEMNFSLAAPIFAWAKECTFTELQSFGFPEGDMIRVLRMIIQLLRTLRDKLPDPIISDRMHEALELVNRDVVDAQAELEADLPGKEKEA
- a CDS encoding DUF2062 domain-containing protein, whose product is MDYQKQSPAVVAIIPAWSNAGTLKPLLEQIAEYPLDIIVVNNGSPDDTSAVVHSTFVTHSIESAGKKGKGDALRAGFTRAYEQGYSHAITLDSDSRHLPEDIPVILKKIKENPETLWVGNRIIDEEKDNRSLQNRVRNNFDSLWYKFNTGNTIDDPHCGFRAYPLQLIKDIECKGTGNEFEIEMLTYAVWNGITVSQIPVHSVPFDSGKGVPHFRTMIDYFRASRTKFKASLIRIFLPWRTIHAPGKSAKEKLIHLVKSELKAHSTPRRAAASLALGVFMSLFPILGFQVLTVMALAFIFKLNRPLAFLGVSLSSPPMLPFLIALAIGIGKLIVPPDIVQLSINARAATFFQYGIEWFIGSIILSIAAGIVTFILAYPAFSKIRQARGQMKEGRNNILN
- a CDS encoding type IIA DNA topoisomerase subunit B, with amino-acid sequence MAKKNVSIYDESKIKTLSSLEHIRLRTGMYIGRLGDGSNPDDGIYVLLKEVIDNSIDEYIMGFGKKIDIDIKENRVKICDYGRGIPLGKVIECVSVINTGAKYNDDVFQFSVGLNGVGTKAVNALSSEFRVCAFRKGQYFEANFVRGKLKSKKQGKAPKQPDGTLIEFLPDEEIFEEYSFNFEYVEQRIWNYAYLNSGLRLYFNKQKFESKNGLLDLLGNEVGQNALYDIGHYKTKQLEFSLTHTSNYGETYFSFVNGQHTSDGGSHLSAFREGILKGINEYFKKNYSGVDVREGIAGAIAIKLKNPVFESQTKNKLGNAEIRGWIVGEVKSGVVDFLHKNSDAAKKVEAKIVQNEKLRKELNVVKKEAKEAAKKIEIKIPNLKDSKYHLYDSKHGEKTQIFLTEGQSAAGSIVSSRDPKIQAIFSLRGKPQNVFGKSKAAIYKNEELFNVMMTLGIENGIENLRYSKVIIATDADVDGFHIRNLLLTYFLNYFEDLVVAGHVYILETPLFRVRNKKETRYCYSEKERNAAIKEISHPEVTRFKGLGEISPKEFGQFIGDNIRLIEVNIKSIKMIRNTLDFYMGKNTPDRREFIMENLV
- a CDS encoding DNA topoisomerase IV subunit A encodes the protein MAYIHNLFNTNFLEYASYVIKDRAIPHINDGLKPVQRRILHSLHEMDDGKFNKVANVVGHCMRYHPHGDASIGAALVGLSNKDLFIDKQGNFGNIFTGDEASAARYIECRLSHLAREVLFNPSITEYEPSYDGRNKEPVTLPAKVPVLLAQGAEGIAVGMATHILPHNFIELLEAEIAFINDEQLLLFPDFATGGLADVSEYNDGNGKVLVRANLDTTDPKKIIIKQLPHGATTQSIISSIENAAKKNKLKIAGISDYTAEDVEIEIRLARGVHSKETVDALYAFTDCENSISVNCIVIVDGKPKVMTVTEIIQHNARQLIKVLIAELKLELGQLRDKLHAKTLEQIFIENRIYKEIEDQKTADAVVKAVFNGLKPFKSQIKREVTREDVDTLLKIPIRRISQYDIDRAKKEMREIKNRLKEIKHHLEHINDYAISFLEGIIEKYKNQFPRKTELISFEKVDVKDAAQRNLKLRYDKDTGYLGYEVNSGNVLFDVSQYDRILVIRKSGAYSVTDVPDKMFVDKGMLYCGFMDKETASNTVFNVIYKDTKTGAPYFKRCKIEKYILNKGYSIVPENGVPVKLTTDSSLAIDVEYKPKPRVRVLNETFNISDFLVKGVKATGVRLANRELKSAKFVKGE